The Nicotiana sylvestris chromosome 6, ASM39365v2, whole genome shotgun sequence genomic sequence GAAAAGGCCAAAAGAAACAATAGTTATGACACCACAAACCTCAACGTATGCCAACAGcctacaccaaaataaaaaaatatacaaccATATTACTCAGAcctatattgagaatatatacaAAATTCAAACATTCCTAAACCTAAACCCCAGAGCAACTACTACAACAGATCCAACACAGGACTATATAACCCAAAAACTCCaaggatataataggcttattgCACAGCCAAAAACTAGAGCCAAtttagtaaaaacatgttacaattACGGATTACTTAGCACGGTATATACCTATGATGGAGAAGAGATagtggaataccagagctatataAAGCATTTGTTACATTCAAAAGAATTACAAAAGGAaacttattttttataaaattctatacagcaccagctgaGATACTATACGATGAAATAAAACCTATTATACAAGTTGTAAAAATAGGATtgacacgagatatgataatacaaGAAGAAATAGAACAACAACCAAAAATACCGAAAATCGAGATACCAGGTTTTTATGCCAACAAAAGAATAATTGGGATAACAACTATTATCCAAGAGCTAGCCAACAATTATTTACAAGAAAATGATATATGGAGCTACTACTCAAGAGACCAACTAATGATATATGCAAATTCAagagaactacgacaaggagatatggatgaagtccaaaaatggattttatcattactaAAACCAGAGATACAACCAACTACAAGAGCACTAAAGAAAGGATTTATTTCCAATGAATTATTGACAAGATACTGCAAATTAGTAGGACACAAATACCCAGATCATATATGTTCAAAATGCAACGGAGAAGATAACCATGTACCAGAAGTACAACTGGAATGAAGAACTGGAATGAAGATATCAGCAAGAAGACAAATGAGGAAAATAGCTATTATTGAAAACAAATAATGTaaagtcataaagtaaatagtacgagtaatattcatgaacagtaaaggtcgttcatgaaaagtcatttgtaaacagtaagagtcgtttgtgaatagtaagagtcatgtaaaaaaatcgtaaagtaaatagtatgaGTCATATTCATGAatagtaaaggtcgttcatgaaaagccatttgtaaacagtaagagtcgtttaAATTTTCTATATATAGTTTGTAAATCCGAGGAAGAGAGGACACAccctcaccttctctctcttatcttctctctcttataagaaatatctgagttatttacaaGGCTCTTAAACAACTATGGaacattcaaacgagttacaagaTCAAGTAAGTTTATTCACAATCATGTCTAACTAAACTTTTATATTCCtaataatctcttgaatatcataactgtttatcatgttataatactgttataaagaacatcttgagaaagtgtgccatgtctaataatgctgagagtagttaagcccagactatgtcATCCTAAGGTCGAAACCGGTAGGCatggaagccgtttaggggagtagacagagttgaggcgctgttagggaaaatgattgaagcaagaaaaacatggtagtgactacaaaagattgttcagtataacttattaaaacaTGAtgaactctatgataaacaaagaggttaaagggaatatgtttagtaaacacatgataagaatAATAAGGACAAATAATAATATCTTATGAACAACCCCACTTATTTACTAGATAACAATAATGATTACAAAATACTCATGTTATATACCTTGAACCAACTTAATAACGAcattaggagaaaaatttatgatattttaatttcttttgaaataattAGCATAATGGAACAAGGATATACATAACTAATTTTATCAGAAGAAATAGATATCTTAGATTTATATGAACTAGActtatattcagattaatgacCAACCACGGATATATCAAGTTAATTCCGCTTTTTACAACATCAGACTACACACAAAATTGTTGGGTAGAAGGAAATTTAACAGGCTTTCTCGGTCGGATTCAATTGGTTGAGCTCCAGTCGCGCTCCCCGAGTTTGGGGCATGACACGAACCAACCCCCCAAACTCAAaattttctttgaacgcaggcatgAAGGACATAACTAACACGTCCGCAAGCATATACATACAACGAGATCACTATCTTCACACCGATAGAAGTCACCAAACACAAATGCGTCAAGCTAATAATCACTTTTCCCTCTCGCATTTAATCGTTGCTCTTCCCACtaaaggctaagcactgcctttccctgcatgagactaagcattatctccaCTCCTTGCATAGGGCTAAACACTTCCCTCATTATTGCATATGGCTAAACACtactttccttgcatgagactatgCCATTGTCTCCACTACAtcacatgaggctaagcattgcctccattATTACATAAGGCTAAACACGACCTTCCTCgaatgagactaagcactgtttCTGTTACATTGCATGAGGTTAAGCATCGCCTCTATACTGCATAAGGCAAAGCACTGCCttttcttgcatgagactaagcactatctccattATTATATAAGGTTAAGCATTGCCttcccttgcatgagactaaagaCTGTCTCCGCTACactacatgaggctaagcactatCTCCCTTTCTCTCACGAGGTTAAACACTGCCGCcgtcattgcataaggctaagcattgactttatttgcatgaggctaagcaccgCCTCCATtatttcataaggctaagcattgcctttcttcgcatgaggctaagcaaTGCCTacattattgcataaggctaagcattgccttcccttgcttgagactaaacattgtctccgctacactgcataagactaagcattaTCTTATTTCTTCGCAATGGGCTAAGCATTTCCCTCATATcatacaagactaagccttgtcttgtctcATTTTAGCGAATGACTAAGCATCAGCTATTCCCTCTTTCAAACAATTGATATCACCACatctttgcatttcatgggcttaAATATCGCCACATTGTCCGAAagcgtcatagtccgaaggca encodes the following:
- the LOC138870690 gene encoding uncharacterized protein; this encodes MLLQTTYQDKGTQTYESQELKDIFAILTTLSLQMDGMGKRLQQLEKSQPSQQHDYKDAELSRSEDSKLPELEGDVGKLQKTHNTVCLYTAAAPAEILYDEIKPIIQVVKIGLTRDMIIQEEIEQQPKIPKIEIPGFYANKRIIGITTIIQELANNYLQENDIWSYYSRDQLMIYANSRELRQGDMDEVQKWILSLLKPEIQPTTRALKKGFISNELLTRYCKLVGHKYPDHICSKCNGEDNHVPEVQLE